A genomic region of Ferviditalea candida contains the following coding sequences:
- a CDS encoding nucleoside-diphosphate sugar epimerase, with the protein MIERITSIIVNMVKSHHELARILEAKKDIAVRMSQVINTMPNQEIPFQGVDAVKVHTLSITKSVTVYLNSLADLEEALSENLTLVMNELSENQDDGE; encoded by the coding sequence GTGATCGAACGGATAACATCCATCATTGTAAATATGGTGAAATCCCACCATGAGCTTGCCAGAATCCTTGAAGCGAAAAAAGATATCGCAGTCCGGATGTCCCAAGTCATCAACACAATGCCCAATCAGGAAATTCCGTTTCAGGGTGTGGATGCCGTCAAGGTGCATACGTTGTCGATAACCAAAAGCGTGACTGTTTATCTAAACAGCTTGGCCGATCTGGAGGAGGCATTGTCGGAAAATTTGACGCTTGTCATGAATGAGCTTTCGGAAAACCAGGATGACGGCGAATAG
- the cysC gene encoding adenylyl-sulfate kinase — protein sequence MKKGVVIWFTSFSGAGKTTICGKLVAVLRKRGEQVEMLDGDLFRMNFSNDIGYSESERFKNIERAVYVAKLLSKNGIVVLASFFTPYQRMRDYCRKELPDYVKVYVKCSLKECIRRDVKGLYSKALKGEIQHFTGISDPFEEPVLPDLILDTEKSQLDENVELVINFLKQHKYTS from the coding sequence GTGAAAAAAGGAGTCGTGATATGGTTTACAAGCTTTTCCGGTGCGGGAAAAACGACGATTTGCGGCAAGCTTGTAGCCGTCCTGCGCAAGCGCGGAGAACAAGTTGAAATGCTGGACGGCGATTTGTTCCGCATGAACTTCTCAAACGATATCGGATATTCGGAATCGGAGCGCTTTAAGAATATCGAGAGAGCTGTTTATGTCGCCAAACTGCTTTCCAAAAACGGTATTGTAGTGTTGGCTTCTTTTTTCACTCCTTATCAAAGGATGAGGGATTACTGCCGCAAAGAGCTTCCCGACTATGTGAAAGTGTATGTGAAATGCTCGTTGAAAGAATGTATCCGAAGGGATGTGAAGGGTTTGTACAGTAAAGCGTTAAAAGGCGAAATTCAGCATTTTACCGGAATTTCCGATCCATTTGAAGAGCCTGTTCTGCCCGATCTTATATTGGATACCGAAAAAAGCCAGCTGGATGAGAACGTCGAGTTAGTCATCAATTTTTTGAAGCAGCATAAATATACATCTTGA
- a CDS encoding restriction endonuclease subunit S encodes MTREEGFHSILEASAKFQSHIADILEAKAVEAVKAKNWVWHHVFADSFENHEGQLSFTSEIHDHIIEVIDGLTKMETSLASNLKAVLHRHQQEDGGGLGMGADFLNFGEES; translated from the coding sequence GTGACCAGGGAAGAGGGGTTTCATTCCATTCTGGAGGCCAGCGCCAAATTTCAATCGCATATTGCGGATATTCTTGAAGCAAAGGCCGTGGAAGCGGTAAAAGCGAAAAACTGGGTTTGGCACCATGTTTTCGCCGATTCGTTCGAGAATCATGAAGGGCAGCTCTCCTTCACGTCTGAAATACACGACCACATTATTGAAGTGATCGATGGGCTGACAAAAATGGAAACCAGCCTGGCTTCCAATTTAAAGGCTGTTCTTCATCGCCATCAACAGGAAGACGGGGGCGGTTTGGGAATGGGAGCTGATTTTTTGAATTTCGGCGAGGAATCTTAA
- a CDS encoding ketoacyl-ACP synthase III: MNHYPLTGNSSAKLTGIGTYVPERILTNCELEQMVDTNDEWIVQRTGISERRIAGPHEYSSDLAVQAVIDLQRRFNKEVDDVDFIIVATSTADYSFPSTATRIQDYFEIKRTGAMDLGAACAGFVYGLHLANAMISSGLQRKILVVGTETLSKITDYTDRSTCILFGDGAGAVLVEADTENPGFYGSSWFLTEGGEGRQLYRTALSEEWKDTQLSGNGKLVQNGREVYKWAVRNIPEGMQELLRQNQLGFDDIDWFVPHSANLRMIESICEKSGFPIERTLYSMVHYGNTSAASIPLAIDLGIKQNKLQSGDSLMLIGFGGGLVAAGLIVRWN, from the coding sequence ATGAATCATTATCCCTTGACCGGCAATTCAAGCGCCAAGCTGACCGGGATCGGGACTTATGTGCCAGAACGGATATTGACCAACTGCGAACTCGAACAGATGGTGGACACGAATGACGAATGGATTGTACAGCGGACAGGAATATCGGAAAGAAGAATCGCCGGACCTCATGAATATTCCAGTGATCTCGCCGTTCAAGCGGTAATCGATTTGCAGCGCAGATTCAATAAGGAGGTGGATGATGTCGACTTTATCATTGTGGCGACTTCCACAGCTGATTACAGTTTTCCAAGCACGGCAACGCGGATTCAGGATTACTTTGAGATAAAGAGAACGGGCGCAATGGACCTCGGCGCCGCTTGTGCCGGATTTGTTTACGGCCTGCATTTGGCCAACGCCATGATCAGCTCCGGCTTGCAGCGCAAAATTCTGGTGGTCGGTACCGAAACGCTGTCCAAAATTACCGACTACACCGACCGGTCCACCTGCATCCTGTTTGGAGACGGTGCAGGTGCGGTTCTCGTTGAAGCGGACACCGAGAACCCCGGCTTTTACGGATCTTCTTGGTTTCTTACAGAAGGCGGGGAGGGTCGGCAGTTATACCGAACCGCTCTTTCGGAAGAATGGAAGGACACGCAGCTGTCCGGCAACGGAAAACTGGTTCAAAACGGACGAGAAGTGTATAAATGGGCGGTCCGAAACATACCGGAAGGCATGCAAGAATTACTCCGGCAAAATCAGCTTGGCTTTGATGATATCGATTGGTTTGTGCCGCACAGCGCAAATTTGCGGATGATCGAATCCATCTGTGAAAAAAGCGGATTTCCGATTGAGCGTACGCTTTACAGCATGGTTCATTATGGCAACACTTCCGCCGCAAGCATTCCTTTGGCCATCGACCTCGGCATCAAACAGAATAAACTCCAATCCGGGGACTCCCTGATGCTTATTGGTTTTGGAGGCGGTCTTGTGGCAGCGGGACTGATTGTCCGCTGGAATTGA
- a CDS encoding DegT/DnrJ/EryC1/StrS family aminotransferase — protein MKNIPFLKPNLVKHGTYLKYLEQMEQSGIYSNYGPLNTLFEDRVLQEHFGGEGSVTTVSNATMGLILAISQHRRPKGRYALMPSFTFTATPLAALWCGLEPYFIDIDPKTWCMDENKLHDVLSKLGSRAAVVVPYAAFGTDMDLTVYRDMENRGIPVVVDAAASFGTTGESGQFGKQFTGLVVYSFHATKCFAIGEGGMVYSADREKINKIRQAANFGFETSRESLQQGLNAKLSELGASVALSTLDVFSEKISRRRALHGLYVHLIRETGLLSQGWVLQQENGQIAYQFFSILSPAGVDNLDVVDYLAGKQIQARNYFSPACHQHPLFRSFHRSDMEATEEVASRVLSLPLWEDMTENEIRCVVEELGRYG, from the coding sequence ATGAAAAACATACCTTTTTTAAAGCCGAATCTGGTGAAGCACGGCACTTATCTGAAGTATCTTGAACAGATGGAGCAGTCGGGAATTTACAGCAATTACGGTCCCTTAAACACGCTGTTTGAGGATCGAGTTCTGCAGGAGCATTTCGGCGGGGAAGGCTCTGTAACAACCGTCAGCAACGCGACCATGGGCTTGATTTTGGCCATTTCACAGCACCGTCGGCCGAAAGGAAGATATGCGCTGATGCCCAGCTTTACGTTCACAGCGACCCCGCTTGCCGCACTTTGGTGCGGACTGGAACCGTATTTCATCGATATTGACCCGAAAACCTGGTGCATGGATGAGAATAAGCTTCATGATGTGCTGAGCAAGCTGGGAAGCCGGGCAGCGGTGGTCGTTCCCTATGCTGCTTTCGGAACCGATATGGACTTGACGGTCTATCGGGACATGGAGAATCGGGGGATTCCCGTCGTCGTGGATGCAGCTGCAAGCTTCGGCACAACGGGTGAATCCGGACAGTTCGGAAAACAGTTTACGGGATTGGTCGTTTACAGTTTTCATGCTACCAAGTGCTTTGCCATCGGGGAAGGAGGAATGGTATACAGCGCGGACCGGGAAAAAATAAACAAAATCAGGCAGGCCGCAAACTTTGGATTCGAGACCAGCAGGGAATCGCTCCAGCAGGGGCTGAACGCCAAATTGTCCGAACTGGGTGCTTCGGTCGCCCTTTCCACACTGGACGTATTCTCGGAAAAGATAAGCAGGCGAAGGGCGCTCCACGGACTCTATGTTCATTTGATCCGGGAAACCGGATTATTGAGTCAAGGCTGGGTGCTGCAGCAGGAAAACGGGCAAATCGCTTATCAATTTTTCTCCATTCTTTCTCCCGCGGGAGTGGACAATCTTGATGTCGTCGACTATCTTGCCGGCAAACAGATTCAAGCCCGAAATTATTTTTCTCCGGCTTGTCATCAGCATCCTTTATTCCGTTCATTCCACAGGTCGGATATGGAGGCCACGGAAGAGGTTGCTTCCCGTGTGTTAAGTCTGCCGCTTTGGGAAGACATGACCGAGAATGAGATTCGCTGTGTGGTTGAGGAGTTGGGCCGGTATGGATGA
- a CDS encoding glycosyltransferase family 2 protein: protein MASPLVSILIPSYNRPDYLEMALRSALAQTYKNIEIIISDDSTNFQVRDRLVPYLSTHSNIKYIKNKKKLFVKNWIRCFAASSGSYINYLMDDDLFHPQKIEEMMSMFMRFNDVSLVTSYRQLIDEKNEPRPGLQASRIFNQLSAVPGAALGNYILTNGRNVVGEPTTVLFRKEALTEPFGVYHGKQYVFNNDLATWISLLSKGKAVYIPQELSSFRIHSGQNQHVPSIIGTSFMEWTDLIVESRKDGFLRDPLQYRSALYTQLQNMRLFLQQPRYTPFQQNIQQVMQRIKLLLSKIE, encoded by the coding sequence ATGGCTTCTCCTTTGGTCAGTATCTTGATTCCCTCCTATAATCGTCCGGATTACTTGGAGATGGCTCTTCGCAGCGCCCTAGCGCAAACCTATAAAAACATCGAGATTATAATTTCCGACGACAGCACAAATTTTCAAGTCAGGGACCGTCTCGTTCCTTATCTAAGCACACATTCGAATATCAAGTATATTAAAAATAAAAAGAAACTATTTGTAAAAAACTGGATCCGCTGCTTTGCGGCATCCTCCGGATCGTATATCAACTATCTGATGGATGATGATTTATTCCACCCGCAAAAAATCGAAGAAATGATGTCCATGTTCATGCGGTTTAACGATGTTTCTCTCGTCACCTCATACCGGCAGCTCATTGATGAAAAGAATGAACCACGGCCGGGTCTGCAGGCCTCAAGAATCTTCAATCAATTATCGGCCGTTCCAGGAGCAGCATTGGGTAATTACATTCTGACGAACGGCAGAAATGTTGTCGGAGAGCCTACGACAGTGCTGTTCCGCAAAGAGGCTTTGACGGAACCATTCGGCGTATATCATGGCAAACAATATGTATTCAATAATGATTTGGCCACTTGGATTTCATTATTGTCCAAGGGGAAAGCCGTTTATATACCGCAGGAGCTCAGCAGTTTCCGAATCCATTCCGGACAAAATCAGCATGTTCCTTCCATTATCGGCACCAGCTTTATGGAATGGACCGATTTGATCGTCGAATCGAGAAAAGACGGGTTTCTTCGCGATCCTCTGCAGTACCGTTCGGCCTTGTACACGCAATTGCAGAATATGCGCTTATTCCTGCAGCAGCCCAGGTATACGCCATTTCAACAAAACATCCAACAAGTGATGCAGAGAATCAAATTATTGTTATCCAAAATCGAATAA
- a CDS encoding acetyltransferase: MDELVIWGSGGHARVVKQLCEQLGYRILGFLDERAEMKGRIVEQIPVLGDLGDISCLSESVQIVCCGVGEPALRRRLAVKTQQSGFQIAPPLVHPSAHYPEGCKVGAGSIVLEHSVLSSGCKIGEFVIVNALAFIGHDTVIEDYATISPGASIGGDVRIGRGSFVGIGASVREKVSIGDHSVIGGGSYVMNDVPDRVLMAGVPAVFKKKWDENMPVFKPAR, from the coding sequence ATGGATGAGCTTGTCATTTGGGGAAGCGGCGGTCATGCAAGAGTGGTCAAACAGCTATGTGAACAATTGGGATACCGGATTCTCGGATTCTTGGATGAGAGAGCGGAAATGAAGGGCAGGATTGTGGAACAGATTCCGGTATTGGGCGATTTGGGGGATATCTCTTGCCTCAGCGAAAGCGTGCAGATTGTTTGCTGCGGGGTGGGAGAACCCGCTTTACGCAGAAGGCTGGCCGTCAAGACGCAGCAGTCCGGTTTTCAGATTGCTCCGCCCTTGGTGCATCCGAGCGCGCATTATCCAGAAGGGTGCAAGGTGGGGGCCGGCAGTATTGTTCTTGAGCATTCCGTTCTGTCCAGCGGCTGCAAAATCGGCGAGTTTGTGATTGTCAACGCGCTGGCCTTCATAGGCCATGACACGGTGATTGAGGATTACGCGACAATCTCTCCAGGAGCCAGCATCGGCGGAGATGTTCGCATCGGAAGGGGAAGCTTTGTGGGAATCGGGGCTTCTGTCCGGGAAAAAGTCAGCATCGGCGACCATTCCGTCATAGGAGGAGGTTCCTATGTGATGAACGACGTTCCGGACAGGGTACTGATGGCTGGCGTTCCTGCCGTGTTTAAGAAAAAATGGGATGAAAATATGCCTGTTTTCAAACCTGCAAGGTAA
- a CDS encoding glycosyltransferase encodes MSRQPLVSILIPTYNRPHYFHQALQSALHQTYCNIEIIVCDDSSDHRTADLIAPYLAQHPQIKYVKNERQLGEQNWNRCMQLSQGEFINFLMDDDLFHLRKIESMMPFMLNDPKIYWVTSYRQMIDGNGVPLPDNPANARLYPETRVLDGQELASTALSRCQNVIGEPSTVLFRRKSLTGPFGNFNGNQYHGLNDLATWVSLSRGKAVYIPEALSFFRVHPEQNQTKIEYLTSAIYEWLILLRDAMHTGVFKRVNDVRNGFLNHQSMSAGLIEIAASRNRHDLLEKNKARDVVAYLDEVLSYSCSLCGSKFKQFVPWPDLYDFPKVIWEMWNKQTAVCPACGAMDRERMYKLFIERETDLLKNSGEPRKLLNVSPERALRNWLASVPNLQQVPADIAPGPGLRRIDFRRLPFPDNYFDILLASHVLQRAADDCQAMRELHRVLKPEGWGIVQVPVALNLHETYEDPSVKSPAARKKMFGQSDHRRIYAKDYVDRLKNSGFFVHEFRFAQRYGLAETMKFGFSEKDVLYVVSRKRKWR; translated from the coding sequence ATGAGTCGTCAGCCCCTGGTCAGTATTCTGATTCCAACCTATAATCGTCCCCATTATTTTCATCAGGCTCTGCAGAGCGCTTTGCACCAAACTTACTGCAATATTGAAATCATTGTATGCGACGACAGCTCCGATCATCGAACCGCAGATTTAATCGCTCCTTATTTGGCGCAGCATCCACAGATCAAATATGTGAAGAATGAACGACAACTGGGAGAACAGAACTGGAACCGATGCATGCAGTTGTCCCAAGGGGAATTTATCAATTTTCTGATGGATGACGATCTTTTTCATCTTCGCAAGATCGAATCCATGATGCCGTTCATGCTCAACGACCCCAAGATATATTGGGTGACCTCCTACCGCCAGATGATCGACGGTAACGGAGTTCCGCTTCCCGATAATCCGGCCAATGCCAGATTGTATCCGGAAACGAGGGTGCTCGACGGCCAGGAATTGGCGAGCACGGCATTAAGCCGCTGTCAGAATGTGATTGGGGAGCCCAGCACCGTCTTATTCCGCAGAAAAAGTTTGACCGGACCATTTGGAAACTTTAACGGGAACCAGTACCATGGTTTAAACGATTTGGCCACCTGGGTTTCCCTATCCCGGGGAAAAGCGGTGTATATTCCGGAAGCTTTAAGCTTTTTTCGCGTGCATCCGGAGCAAAACCAGACCAAAATCGAATATCTGACCTCAGCCATTTATGAATGGTTGATTTTGCTTCGGGATGCTATGCATACCGGTGTTTTCAAACGCGTGAACGATGTCCGGAATGGTTTTTTGAACCACCAAAGCATGAGCGCTGGATTAATTGAAATTGCCGCCTCCAGAAACCGCCACGATCTGTTGGAGAAGAACAAAGCGCGTGATGTCGTGGCTTATCTGGATGAAGTGCTCAGCTATTCCTGCTCTTTGTGCGGATCGAAATTCAAACAGTTCGTGCCGTGGCCGGATCTGTACGATTTTCCGAAAGTGATCTGGGAGATGTGGAACAAGCAAACGGCGGTTTGCCCGGCCTGCGGGGCCATGGACCGGGAACGGATGTACAAATTGTTTATCGAGCGTGAAACCGATTTGCTGAAGAACTCTGGCGAGCCGCGCAAGCTGCTGAATGTTTCGCCTGAGCGGGCATTGCGGAACTGGCTTGCTTCAGTGCCCAACCTGCAACAGGTTCCCGCAGATATTGCGCCGGGACCCGGCTTGCGCCGGATTGATTTTCGCAGACTTCCCTTTCCGGACAATTATTTTGATATCCTTTTGGCCAGTCATGTGCTGCAGCGGGCAGCCGATGATTGTCAGGCGATGAGAGAATTGCACCGCGTCCTGAAGCCTGAAGGCTGGGGGATTGTGCAGGTTCCCGTCGCTCTGAACCTGCATGAAACCTATGAGGATCCTTCGGTCAAGTCGCCTGCAGCACGAAAAAAAATGTTTGGCCAGTCGGACCATCGGCGGATTTACGCAAAGGATTATGTGGATCGTCTGAAAAACTCCGGTTTTTTCGTTCATGAATTCCGATTTGCGCAGCGGTATGGATTGGCGGAAACAATGAAGTTCGGTTTTTCCGAGAAAGATGTCTTGTACGTTGTGTCCAGAAAAAGGAAGTGGCGTTGA
- a CDS encoding sulfotransferase family 2 domain-containing protein → MFQKNNSPQQPVLLFLHVHKTGGTTLRSIINKQYPAEECLFLYDQEHDMSNGKYPPNKLEGIRCIYGHFHFGIHRFIPQPSTYITMLRDPVERVVSLYYHVTQNRMDPIHEQVKNMSMLEFASANNREFNNSDLQTYLISGVYPPDLERAKKNMQKHFSVVGITEMFDESLKLMQKKLGWHDISYTKINQTANRLPLQSIEKKVIDQIVSRNTLDIQLYRYAQQLLKKQLQP, encoded by the coding sequence ATGTTTCAAAAGAACAATTCCCCGCAGCAACCTGTTTTATTATTTTTGCATGTTCATAAAACGGGCGGCACAACACTGAGAAGCATCATAAACAAACAGTATCCGGCTGAAGAGTGCTTGTTTTTATACGACCAAGAGCATGACATGAGTAACGGAAAATATCCGCCCAACAAGCTGGAGGGCATTCGTTGCATTTACGGACATTTCCACTTCGGCATTCACCGTTTCATCCCGCAGCCCTCCACATACATTACTATGCTGCGCGATCCTGTTGAGCGCGTGGTTTCGCTCTATTATCACGTGACGCAAAATAGAATGGACCCCATTCATGAGCAAGTCAAAAATATGAGCATGCTGGAATTCGCATCTGCGAATAATCGGGAATTTAATAACAGCGATTTGCAGACCTATTTGATTTCAGGAGTATATCCCCCGGATCTTGAAAGAGCAAAGAAAAATATGCAAAAGCATTTCAGTGTGGTGGGCATAACGGAAATGTTCGACGAATCTCTGAAGCTGATGCAGAAAAAATTGGGTTGGCATGATATTTCTTATACCAAAATCAATCAGACGGCTAATCGTCTTCCATTGCAAAGCATTGAAAAAAAGGTGATCGATCAAATTGTGTCACGCAATACACTGGATATTCAACTTTACCGCTACGCACAGCAATTACTGAAGAAACAGCTTCAGCCATGA
- a CDS encoding peptidoglycan-binding protein produces the protein MGKKKINHIRKMFLVSLVVLFLGISVSTNASAFGYGSQGPDVYAVQGMLKSLGYFTGQIDGIYGPITVRAVKLFQQSYGLPVTGAVDSRTLQSILWAYGNLKIPKEPAPTPAPKPPGKPGIPQLSAEEQQMVNLVNQERSKNGLKPLIADLELSRVARIKSQEMVDRNYFSHQSPLYGSPFEMMKKFGISFTSAGENIACNRSVEAAHQALMASQGHRENILNSSFTHIGIGIADGGPCGKMFTQQFIRK, from the coding sequence TTGGGTAAAAAGAAAATCAATCATATAAGAAAAATGTTCTTGGTCAGCCTCGTCGTGTTGTTTTTGGGGATTTCCGTTTCAACCAACGCCTCGGCTTTTGGCTATGGCTCGCAAGGCCCTGATGTTTATGCCGTGCAGGGGATGCTGAAATCGCTAGGATACTTCACCGGTCAGATTGACGGGATTTACGGGCCGATTACTGTACGTGCGGTCAAACTGTTCCAGCAAAGTTACGGACTGCCAGTTACCGGCGCAGTAGACAGCCGAACCCTGCAGTCCATTCTGTGGGCTTACGGCAACTTGAAAATACCTAAGGAGCCAGCTCCAACGCCTGCGCCTAAGCCGCCAGGCAAGCCCGGCATTCCGCAGCTGAGTGCCGAGGAGCAGCAGATGGTCAATTTGGTCAATCAGGAACGTTCAAAGAACGGATTGAAGCCTTTGATTGCGGATCTTGAATTGTCGCGGGTCGCTCGGATCAAAAGCCAGGAGATGGTTGATCGCAACTATTTTTCCCATCAATCTCCGTTGTATGGGTCCCCTTTTGAAATGATGAAAAAATTCGGAATTTCTTTTACTTCAGCCGGGGAAAACATCGCCTGCAACAGAAGCGTGGAAGCGGCGCATCAGGCGCTGATGGCCTCGCAGGGGCATCGCGAGAACATCCTGAATTCATCCTTTACTCATATTGGTATTGGAATCGCGGATGGCGGTCCATGCGGTAAAATGTTCACACAGCAGTTCATTCGCAAGTAG
- a CDS encoding CgeB family protein, with amino-acid sequence MTQGPTHHPGRHTSYSKLRILYVTSNTTVAFQIINQGVIESFHSVVREIRVINAKKLNVLNTALEMKPDLVLFISGNVIRVDELQELRKRNIKSAVWYTDNPYNTDFIAETAPHYDFVFTTEIACLSFFHLIGCSRVHLLPLAANTRVFYPNPPGAQKIIDICFIGSAWSNRIQLIDQLASYLYNKNVFIAGPGWDRLAHYNQLSGKIHNDALEMHVTRAYIAKSKIVINSHRAYNESFDTLNSRMIYAHSANPRVFEICATESFQLSDNRADLDRCYKVGSELDTYENAQDLIHKIKYYLAHENIRREIASNGLKRTLKEHTYPHRIKEILSIVFD; translated from the coding sequence ATGACTCAAGGCCCGACGCATCATCCCGGCAGGCACACAAGCTATTCGAAATTGCGAATCCTCTATGTGACTTCCAATACGACGGTGGCCTTCCAAATCATTAATCAAGGCGTCATCGAGAGTTTTCACAGCGTTGTCCGTGAAATACGTGTCATCAATGCAAAGAAGCTCAATGTACTGAATACCGCTTTGGAAATGAAACCCGACTTGGTGCTTTTTATATCCGGCAATGTGATCAGAGTGGACGAACTGCAGGAACTTCGCAAAAGAAACATAAAATCCGCTGTGTGGTATACGGACAATCCTTATAACACGGACTTCATCGCGGAAACAGCGCCCCATTACGACTTTGTCTTTACAACAGAGATTGCTTGCCTCTCTTTCTTTCACCTGATTGGCTGCAGCCGGGTTCATTTGCTGCCCCTAGCCGCAAATACCAGGGTTTTCTATCCGAATCCCCCCGGGGCACAGAAAATCATCGATATTTGTTTTATCGGTTCAGCCTGGAGCAACCGGATTCAACTGATCGATCAATTGGCTTCTTATTTATACAACAAAAATGTATTCATTGCGGGACCGGGATGGGACCGTCTGGCCCATTACAATCAGCTATCGGGCAAAATCCATAATGACGCGCTTGAAATGCACGTAACACGTGCTTATATCGCCAAATCAAAGATCGTCATCAACAGCCACAGAGCTTACAATGAAAGCTTTGATACCTTAAACAGCCGAATGATTTACGCGCATTCCGCCAATCCTCGGGTATTTGAAATCTGTGCCACCGAATCCTTTCAATTATCCGATAATCGGGCAGATCTGGACCGCTGCTATAAAGTCGGAAGCGAGCTGGATACTTACGAGAACGCGCAGGATTTGATCCATAAGATTAAATATTATTTAGCCCATGAAAACATACGCAGGGAAATCGCCTCAAACGGCTTAAAGCGGACCTTGAAGGAACACACCTATCCCCACCGCATCAAAGAAATCCTATCGATTGTTTTTGATTGA
- a CDS encoding YhcN/YlaJ family sporulation lipoprotein codes for MKLQVLKLTMVGVLALSSLAACTPANREGAGTTDQIGTRSIRPYGLDNRLDMNRWDNRRGTNYTTMHNNTRMEMSQAIADRIARMPEVDSAYVLLTDKNAYVAVVLDNARVGNRNNVTNINGMRTPDRTGVINRNRARGLTGYTGLTDNRINGGGAGAGVGNLVSPRDGITGNRDTIYGRTTDTVTNGLKNKISQQVKAVKPDIRNVFVSANPEFVNRMTGYAQRFRNGQPLRGMILEFNTMVERIFPQRANFNRTDMPAPYGYPRGTNVR; via the coding sequence TTGAAGCTGCAAGTTCTGAAGCTGACCATGGTGGGGGTGCTGGCGTTGTCTTCGTTGGCCGCCTGTACTCCTGCCAACCGTGAAGGAGCGGGAACGACCGACCAGATCGGCACACGCAGTATCCGTCCTTACGGTTTGGACAACCGATTGGACATGAACAGATGGGACAACCGAAGGGGCACGAACTATACGACCATGCACAATAATACCCGTATGGAAATGAGCCAGGCGATCGCCGACAGGATAGCCCGCATGCCCGAGGTAGATTCGGCTTATGTGCTGCTGACGGACAAAAACGCTTATGTTGCGGTTGTTTTGGACAATGCGCGTGTGGGCAACCGGAACAACGTAACAAATATCAATGGTATGCGGACTCCGGATAGAACCGGTGTGATCAATCGCAATCGCGCCCGGGGGTTGACCGGATACACAGGATTAACCGATAACCGGATAAACGGCGGCGGCGCTGGGGCCGGAGTCGGCAATCTGGTATCGCCGCGCGACGGGATTACCGGAAATCGGGACACCATTTATGGACGCACCACCGATACGGTAACCAATGGTCTCAAAAACAAAATTTCTCAACAGGTCAAGGCGGTAAAGCCGGATATCCGGAACGTGTTCGTATCCGCCAATCCTGAATTTGTGAACAGAATGACCGGTTATGCGCAACGCTTCCGCAACGGCCAGCCTCTTCGCGGAATGATTTTGGAATTTAATACGATGGTCGAACGCATTTTCCCGCAGAGAGCCAATTTTAACCGCACCGACATGCCCGCTCCCTACGGCTATCCGAGAGGAACGAACGTAAGATAA